Within the Salvia hispanica cultivar TCC Black 2014 chromosome 4, UniMelb_Shisp_WGS_1.0, whole genome shotgun sequence genome, the region ACTATCTAGTACTCCAAATTGAATGTATGGTACCTCCTAATTATGCATGATTTTCTTGCTAAATGAGAGAATATATAAATCTTGTTTGGATAAATGTAATATTGACATGATACCAAATCAAAGTAGAATCAAATTAGAAAGAGTAAAAGGTAAAGTTTGAGGTAGAAAGGTAAAACAAGTGAAGGCATTGCCAATAATCCATCTGCCACCACATCCCTCCGTCGATCCATGCTTTCCCAACTGTATGGCTTCCTCGCCTCCATCACCGCTTTCGTTGCCATAGGTTTGATTGCTACTGCTTTTTCACTCATTTATTAATTCCGATTTCATCGCCTATCTCAATCGTGTTGTTGATTGGaccacaaatttataaaaaatccCAATCTTGACAATATTTCTTTGATTAGTTGCTGCTAGCTAGCACTGTTCAATGTTGATGTATTGTGGTAATAGATGCaggttgaaaattttcatctaTGTTATTCAAACAGAAACCTTACTAGATTCTCACAATTACTAGGGAGCTTCTAAATCATCATTTGTTTGTGCTTTAATTGTGTATGTATGCTTTTCTTCATAGCTAATTAACATGGGGAACTTCCTAATAAGTTTACTTTACTGTTAATTTGAGAGAACTGGCATCTTCAGCTTAGAGTTTTGAGTCTCAACTTGTCTTAGCAgttgcttttaatttatataaaaggttgattagaattaatatgtaggttttgtttttacttagAGCTGAACATCTTTGGGTggcatttacttttttttcctcaagATATCATCTTTAACAGGCATTTTGAATAATTGCATGGGTATATATTCCCCACTAAACACTACTGATGGTTTATAGCAATGGATTGTTCCTGAATCATGATCTTTACATGTCAAGGTGCAGATTCTCTTTTTACTTAGAGCTGGAGATATGTATtgagtttttttctttaacaGGCATTTTCGCTATAAGGACATATGTTCCTGACTATTGGTTGCTGTATATAGGAATTGATTACTACCCTAGCAGGTTAGTTCTGTAGAATATATGCTTGCCCTTTATCATTCCACACTTTTGTGCGCTTTATCATTCTACACTTTGGAGCTTTATTCGAATACCCCCAACACTACTTGTTATGCTAAAAGTACTTTATTGAACATGATGGTGGGTGCAACTCATCTTATTTTACAACCCGATTAGATCATGATGCTCTTAGGCTGGAGAACATTGTTTTTGAGTAAGAAAGTGTACACGATCTTTTCTTGATATAACTCAAGATCCTTAATGTGGGATGATTATAACAGTTGTGCTATCGAGCTTAGAAAGTGTTTATAGATTAGATCGCTGATCTAGTGATCTTCTCCATACGTTTATCAGGTATTGGGAGCTAGGCGTGCCAACATATGTAATGGTGATGATTGTTGTTGCGATTGTATCGTATACAAGCCTCAACTTTTTGGCTACTCCTCCGCCTACCTCCATGAAGTTGATTTTTGGTACATAATTTTGAACATATTCCTTTACAACTAAGCTTATGAATTGGACTTTAGCTCAGACATCAAActttgcatatatttttaatttctactgCATGTACTTATGCAGATGACTACAGTGAGGATATATTGACAGGCATCCCTATAACGGATGATGGCGAGCCGGCCATTGAGCCTTTATCTTACATGAGCATCGACCAAGTTGATCAAATGTTTGATGACCTAAACTCATGACCTTGCAAGGATGAGctacaattttcttttttctttttttcttttcgaCTGATTATGTAacttcaaaaattgaatcagGCAAACTTCTCGAAGAAAAAGGAACAAAATGTTTCGTGCATGCAATCTGTTCACTCCTTTTCCTCActttaaaatagaattatttgttgatgtATTGTGAGAGTGAGGTAAGAGGCTCAACTCTAAACCGAAGATGAATAAAAGAGACAGGTTAATACTAAGAACATCTTTCATTTACGACGttacaacaaataaacaaaatctaACAACATCAAGCCAATCAATATAATGAATCACAAAACAGTCATTCAGTCACAGAATCTGACAAAATCACGCCTTCGTGAACAACATATTAACATACAAACTAGACCTGTCAAGGATCAAATTTATCGAACCCATGCCGCAGAATCGACCTCATCCCGCGCTTTCTTGTACAATTCAAGCCTTTTAGCACATTGCAGCCTTCTATCCATCAATGCTGGATCTTCATCCAATAACTCTGAAAGTTGCTTACCCTACAAAACGcaaaaatgtgagtagaaacaAAGCATAATGCGATGAAGCGCAACTTAGTTGGTACGACGACCCATGCTTTCATGGTTAGTAGGAAATGAGGTTTCAGGCAACATCTAGTATAGAACGAAAGAGTAGAGAAAATACCTCTCTCCTCCCAATTTGGGTGTAGAAGTAATTGAGTAAATTCTGTTTCGCCTCCTTAACTTGGCAGTAAACCACTGCCTTGGGAATCGAGTTCCTCAAAGTCTCAGATATCATATATACGTAAGACGACACATTAGAACCTATCCTCCTGAAATGTGCCTCTGCATAGCGATCAATGTTCTGTGCAGCTGGTGAGTTTTCCCGTGGGTTCCCTCCTGGGTTTCCTGCTTTCTCTACTTCCTGAGGAAGTTTCCGGAAGAAATCTACTGTCAGATATGAAGATTCCATATCGACCAATCTAACAACTGTTTTCTTGCTTTCCTCACGGAACCTCTCCAACGATTCATTTGCTGCTCCAGCTATGGTTGATTGTAGAGTTGGGAACCGTCTCAACTCCTGTTCCAcccattaaattaaataaaaagaatgatGGAATAATGTGAGACAATTATACAccctccgttttttaaaaatagcaactctttccattttagtccgttctttaaaaatagcaactttcaatctttctattttaggaaatcttTCACCcctatacatcaatttatttaccacttaTACCACTACAATTAACAACTTAAAGTGGACCCCATgatccactaacattaattccattacttttttctctccccctctcttactttaccaatttttctccccctctctcttactttaccaaattgtgcattaaaacccgtgccgttTCAAGCCTccctattttaaaaaaacggagggagtagtaacaAAGAATGACTGACTCACCAGGCACTCCCCAATTGACTTCCTGACAAGCTCCTTTAATACAAGGTGAACCTGAACAACAGTTTTTTGGTCAGTAACAGATGAAACAAGATATTAAATTCGAGTATATGAGAAAAAGGGTATACAAAATGACAATATCAGAGTACTCACAGCATCAACAGAAGCTTCAGCAGGCCCCCTGAAATAATTTAGTGACCCCTCAATAAGCCGCCGATAACCTTGTTCAGGAGCAATCAAGTGTGGTTGGTAACCATCAGCTTCTGAGACAATTTTTCTCACGTTCTGTACCGAAAGATGACGATCAAAAGGAAGTTTTTTCAATGCAGCAGGTAGCTGATTGTCAAAAACTCCATAAATTCGGTCACCTCCGGGACGGCTGAAATAATTATgcagattttaaaaatctatAACAGTAACCATTTCTATAAACAAGCATATTCAAATTGATACCATTAGAAATAAAGGTCTGATTATGTAACAAGCAGATAAATAGAAGTCTTTTTTTGCCATCTCGATATAATGCTAAAATTACAACTCAAGGTTGAAATCCAGGGACCCATTTGGTTCTATTTCTTGAAACCTTCAAGTAAAGAGGTAATAAGAATTCCCCCAAATATTACTTCATGAAACAGATATGCTAGAAAAGgtttattttgcaaatttgttttgtttaattttttttcctgcaAAGCCAAATTTGATCTCATGTCACTTCCAAGTGGGATTATGTCTAATGCTACAGACATCAATCACAaagatatttttcttattgCAATTGAGAACATGCAACACAAACAAACAGTGACTCACTGTTGCCACTAATgcaacataattttaatttaagaagACACTAGAAATAGCGCGGCAAAAGAAGTGATCGTAGAGATAGACAAATTAAAAGGACAAAAAAAAGAGGGGTTGGTGcactaagaaaaaaaaattgactgtTGCAATTGGATCTATCATCCAGAAAGTGCAGGCAAACCAAACTTTAACAGAACCATGACCATGAAGACATTGCTAGGTTGGAAATCATGAACTATTAGACATGTAGGGACTATCTGAAAATAAGAGTAGGGAACTTATTCATTGGTTATAATAAAGGACTTCATAAAGACTAAACACATCAAGATTAGGATGCATTATTGCAACAGCAATGTgccacaaaaatgaaaaagtaggTCAAGCAACGAAGAAACAATATGACTaccaccaaaaccaaaataaacattattgTTTGACAAGGGGAATTACTCGAAAGACAAACCATAACTAGAAGAACATCgattcatatatatttcatattaaaatctaGATAAGAATGCAATACTAATAAGCTTCTAGACCAGAAATATTAGAGCATCATCTACATTAAAAATGGCAAATTTAGGGTTGTATTGACTAACTCTTGTAAGTTTGACTGCTGACTCATCTTATTAATGGAAATGAGAGGCAACAGGAGGCAAAAATCTCATAATGGTAGAAAACTACGCGTGTTGGGGCCTAGGGGGAAGATAAAGCATATTGATTTCAAATAAGAGGGATATCCGATgcataaaaatcataaaaaccCAGGTAAAAGGTTCTCAAATAAGATCTCGGATGTTAAACAAATCTTATATTGATGTAAAGAAGAAGACAAGATTACCCTCCATCCAGATGCTCCTTGAATATCTTGTCAAAAGCACGGCAAAGTTCCAAGATGGTGTATAGTTGAGCCTGAAACGCAAGCATCAGTTGCTGGCAAAGtcaaaatacttcaaaatataACCAGGAAGAGCAATGCAAATATCTCACCCCAGCATCCAGAGCAATAGGCCTTCCGAGGTGGTCCATCTCAGCTTCAAGTTCATCTATACTTTTGTTAATCAAGGAAGTTATACTTGGAATTCTAGCCCTGATTACAGATTCCAAGtgctgaaaaagaaatatccAATAACGTAAGCTTAATCCAGACAGCGGCAAGTAAAGTATATCAATTGCAGCTTATACACAAAATTGTACCCTAGAGAGCAGCTTTGCCAGATATTCAGAACCCATTTTACCAGCCAAATGCCCATAGTCGGGACTTGTAGCGAAGTACTCACGTTCCTTACGCCTAGCAGCCATCATATCAACATTTTTGTTGATATCTGCTTGTGAACGATTAACAATACCCACCCATGGCTGTTGTAAACGATAAGCTCTTCCTTCCAGAACCTATTGTGAGCAGTAGAgaacaaaaaaataagttcAACTGCTTATCTTTAAAGGTATGCAGTTAAAGAGAGGATACTTAAATATGAGCTGGAGTCAGATTAGAGCGCTCATGTAATGTACGGAAAGAGGGGCAACAAATAAGTGTGGTCAATTTTGAAGCTAAAATGGAAGATATGAGGGTAGCAGGAAACACTTGAACTGAAAAGCTAAGTAACATCATTACTGCTCTGTCTCCAAAAgattctttctattttattatgcataatATTCACATGTAGGAGGGGATTACATCTACGGCATTGGTTCCTTTGTCCATCAGATCAAGCTTTGTAAGCACTCCAAATGTACGGTCACCTGCATGAATAGTATAATGATTACCATATGGCACTACCAAATTTGCTGCATTCTATATCAAAAATCACACTTTAATTTTAGGACGAAGGTTCTTACCTGATGGATCCACTTCCCTTGCAAGTTTAATAGCATCTGATGTAGCAATATCTTGGTTCGCAGGAGTTATTGCCAGTATGATGCAGTTTGGCTGCaggcaaaataaaattgtaatacGCACACATGTACAGAACCActgaaaaatacatatatcTCATGTAAAGTGCGTACATGATACTTACCTTCTCAACATAAGAGCGGACCATATTCTCAATGTCTTCGACTATACTTTCAGCTTGCCCCTCTGCAAACgtgttgtgtttttttttttttgcatcaGATATAGcatttattagttaaaaattaCCGATTAGAAGAATAACCAATGAGGCCGTACCTACAGCAACTTTTGTTAAACCCGGAAGATCAATAAGAGTCAAGTTGACAACTGCAAGATAGAtgacagaaaaaaaaacaatcagcAATGTTGAACCCCTAAAGAACGAACTTTATCATTTGTCATAAAATGGAAGATAAATTAGCTCGATAATAGACATACCATTGGGTGAATAGATACTGAGGTGAATAGGAACGGGAGAAATTTGCTTTGTCTTTCCTGTGATTCTATCAGTTTCATCCTGAATTTCCTTGCGAACCGAAGCTGCGTCACGAGAGAACATGACATAAACATTTCCTCAATGGAATCAGTACCAAAGTACAAAATCACAGTATTCATGAAACACGTACCAAAATCAGAGAATTTCCTCCTAGGCAAATGGCCAAATTCTGCATATTCCTGCTGCCCATCTTCCGTCTTCTGCAGTTGCAACACCAGCGGCCTCCTCGTAACGATTCCTGAACTcataatccaaatatttaaaaagccAACATCGCAAATGATCGAATCAACTAATAGTAACAACCACAAGCAAGTATTTCGACACACGACACAATGCATTCTGGTTAGTAAAAAATCTAAATGCATTAACCAGAACTAACCAGAGCCTCGAGGAAGAAAATCACGCCCTACTATGCTCTCCAAAACCGAAGATTTCCCAGAACTCTGTATTCAGCACAAACCACAGAAGGAACAAATTCAGAACCAATAATATTAAGTgtaactacaaaaaaaaaaagcaaatttCAGAAAGAGATCAGAAATAAAATCCACCACTCCCAACTTATCCCACATCTATTTCATCAATCAACTTCCTATTCAccccaaaaatcaaaacattttAACATTCCAATGCATATTCTGCGCGGATCTGCAAATTTCTCAAATCACCCCCActgtaaaaaaagaaaaaaagaatcatGTAATGAACGAGTCTCTACCTCAACtaatcaacataaaaaaaaaaccgattTTGAGCACGATAATCGCGATGAAATAATAAACCGACCTGACCACCGACAACGGCGACGGAGGGGAGAGCGTCCCAGAGCGAGGAGAAAGCCTGGTCGCCGCCGCCGTAGTCGCCGAGGGCGGTGCAAGCCCTCTGAATTCTGTTCACTAAACCAATCAAACTTTCCATGGTCGCCATCTTATAGTGTTAATGgccaaaaagaagaagaatttggGAAATATAAATTGGGAATGCGGGGGTTGAGCTTCAGCTCCTTGAAAGTTGAATACCCAATGAAGAAGCTTAGAAAGTTAGAATTGAGAGCGGCGGAAAGTGAAGATGAGTTGAAATTGGGGgctgattttcaaatttaagtgGAAATTCACTTTGATACTactctttaaaatattgtggATATCGAATTTAGCAgcttttcacaatattatatactctgttaaatacaaaattactcCTTCATTAATATAGATATCAAATTTGACAGCATGACAAAGAATTGCAGCATGATCTTTCAAAAAGAATTTAcgaatttccattttcatgcGATAAAGTTCACATCTTTATAGGTATGAACACGAATTATATGCACATTCCAAGATTCCTCGTTTATTCGATGTGGGATGGATTTATACCCGACAGTTAAATGATAGAGTGAGTGGTTAATAGGATGATATGTCAAATTTATCTTGGGTTAAATAGACAAGGATGATTCTATTGTacagtagtactccatatttgttttatcaaaTAGTACTATAGTAGATTGTGTTAAATTCCATAACCACTCCTTTTTTCAAAGGAATATTGCACTTTCGTTTAGAAAGTATATATACTTTGAGATAGAAAATAGATGGATTGAGACGAGAATTTGGatgtatttgtatttgtatttgattTTAGAAGAATAAGTGTAAAATACACAAAAGTTggattctttttattttgcacgtaatttataaattttgaaataaaatttatccGCTTTCACAAAAtagaattttcttttctaaacaCATGTCATGGACTTCAATGACATCTCACATTGGTCGTGTAATGCAACAAATATGAGATTTATAGACTAAACGTGCTCTCTTTCTAATAGACTCATCTTTTGAagtaagtttttaatttatgtcatAGCAATTGTGTTTAATGTGATCTAGCAAATGAGCCGATCATAACAAACATCGATGTTTGAAAGCTAGTCCAAGAGGAATACTAAGTTACAATCACGATCAATGGACCATTGGCCTTTAAGAATGAATCAATTGTTATAGACTTGTATAATATCTCACATAGTCAGGATAACACAACAAATATGGAatttatatagattaaatAGTCTCTCTATCTCTTACTATTCTATAGGTTTGATCTTTGGGatgagttttgttttttaatgtgTAAAATCATTCCctcttttcatatttatatcaCACCACTTTgaaacacatttttccacttaAGAACAAAACATACAACCAACCATCTCTTCTCTAGTTATAAAGCCCAAAGCAGGTTATCTGATGAGCACATCAAAGTAAAAAATCAGATGATCATATTAAAATAGCAACCAACTAAAAGGGATGTGAATcttaggggtgggtcgatacgatatatcgtatcgaaaacgttgtctcatgtatcgtatcgaaaaaatcgatatgaaagaatttcatattgttatcgtatcgaaagtttcgatatatcaaaattcgatatatcgaactttcgatataaaaaaatttcatatcgttatcgtatcgatatttcgatatatcgtatcgaaattcgatatatcgttaaatatcgatatatatcgaaaataaaatatcgatatatatcgaaaatatcgatataccgaaattttCCGAcatatatcgtattttcgatataaaacgatatatcgcgatataaggaaattcatatcgttatcgtatcgaaaacttacgatacgatatcgtatcgtatcgaaaattacgatatatcgaaaattcgataacttttcgatatttttcagtacgatacgagcgatatatcattttttcgatatttttccccagccctagaTGTGATCACATGATAACCCATAATTATGGTgctaacctaataaccctcattttatggacgaaaagtatcattttatagaacagaatatcattttatggattaaaagtatcattttatgtatgctgaaaaaatatcattttatcatgtataaatatcatttttagtaaaaatgatacttttgacccataaaatgatagtgttattaggttatcacataaatatgagttatcaTTATAACGCACCCCCAACTaacatatacaaatattaaagttgcatacaaataatattttgtgtttacAGTAATAAATCATAGTAATTGATAACTACTCCTAATAAGTTAcaattaagaattaaaataaattatgaggAATCGATGGATtctaactaaatttaattaaattggataCATCGCGGTACAacatttttatagttcacctcaaaaaaacaacaataatagtGGAGTAGCAATTTGCGGTAATTCCTCTCACCGTGATATgtagatttcattttttcagtGCATATATTATATGCTATCACTATGCTATCGATTTACTTATATCACGAGCACCGTAGCAGAAATCGGATGATTTcctcaaatttgaaatttaaagattgaaaatttagaaTTGTCATGTGTATATACatattgattatattatcaatatataatgGAATATATAGCCGTTTCAAATGTGTGGTAGCTTTCCTTCGTTTCAtctttatcatattttttcccttgtggttaatat harbors:
- the LOC125221527 gene encoding phragmoplastin DRP1E-like isoform X2, with protein sequence MWDKLGVSSGKSSVLESIVGRDFLPRGSGIVTRRPLVLQLQKTEDGQQEYAEFGHLPRRKFSDFASVRKEIQDETDRITGKTKQISPVPIHLSIYSPNVVNLTLIDLPGLTKVAVEGQAESIVEDIENMVRSYVEKPNCIILAITPANQDIATSDAIKLAREVDPSGDRTFGVLTKLDLMDKGTNAVDVLEGRAYRLQQPWVGIVNRSQADINKNVDMMAARRKEREYFATSPDYGHLAGKMGSEYLAKLLSRHLESVIRARIPSITSLINKSIDELEAEMDHLGRPIALDAGAQLYTILELCRAFDKIFKEHLDGGRPGGDRIYGVFDNQLPAALKKLPFDRHLSVQNVRKIVSEADGYQPHLIAPEQGYRRLIEGSLNYFRGPAEASVDAVHLVLKELVRKSIGECLELRRFPTLQSTIAGAANESLERFREESKKTVVRLVDMESSYLTVDFFRKLPQEVEKAGNPGGNPRENSPAAQNIDRYAEAHFRRIGSNVSSYVYMISETLRNSIPKAVVYCQVKEAKQNLLNYFYTQIGRREGKQLSELLDEDPALMDRRLQCAKRLELYKKARDEVDSAAWVR
- the LOC125221528 gene encoding phosphatidylinositol N-acetylglucosaminyltransferase subunit P-like; protein product: MLSQLYGFLASITAFVAIGIFAIRTYVPDYWLLYIGIDYYPSRYWELGVPTYVMVMIVVAIVSYTSLNFLATPPPTSMKLIFDDYSEDILTGIPITDDGEPAIEPLSYMSIDQVDQMFDDLNS
- the LOC125221527 gene encoding phragmoplastin DRP1E-like isoform X1; the protein is MATMESLIGLVNRIQRACTALGDYGGGDQAFSSLWDALPSVAVVGGQSSGKSSVLESIVGRDFLPRGSGIVTRRPLVLQLQKTEDGQQEYAEFGHLPRRKFSDFASVRKEIQDETDRITGKTKQISPVPIHLSIYSPNVVNLTLIDLPGLTKVAVEGQAESIVEDIENMVRSYVEKPNCIILAITPANQDIATSDAIKLAREVDPSGDRTFGVLTKLDLMDKGTNAVDVLEGRAYRLQQPWVGIVNRSQADINKNVDMMAARRKEREYFATSPDYGHLAGKMGSEYLAKLLSRHLESVIRARIPSITSLINKSIDELEAEMDHLGRPIALDAGAQLYTILELCRAFDKIFKEHLDGGRPGGDRIYGVFDNQLPAALKKLPFDRHLSVQNVRKIVSEADGYQPHLIAPEQGYRRLIEGSLNYFRGPAEASVDAVHLVLKELVRKSIGECLELRRFPTLQSTIAGAANESLERFREESKKTVVRLVDMESSYLTVDFFRKLPQEVEKAGNPGGNPRENSPAAQNIDRYAEAHFRRIGSNVSSYVYMISETLRNSIPKAVVYCQVKEAKQNLLNYFYTQIGRREGKQLSELLDEDPALMDRRLQCAKRLELYKKARDEVDSAAWVR